In Musa acuminata AAA Group cultivar baxijiao chromosome BXJ2-3, Cavendish_Baxijiao_AAA, whole genome shotgun sequence, the following proteins share a genomic window:
- the LOC103973120 gene encoding germin-like protein 12-2, producing the protein MAAKMLLLALLAMASSLAMASDPSPLQDFCVADKDSKVLVNGFVCKDPKVVKAEDFFFRGLDKAGDTVNKVGSNVTAVNVNQLVGLNTFGISMVRIDYAPRGLNAPHTHPRATEILTVIEGQLLVGFVTSNTDDGNRLFTKMLKKGDVFVFPEGLIHFQFNPGHTKTIAIGALSSQNPGTITIANAVFGSNPPISDDVLAKAFQVDKKTIDWLQAKF; encoded by the exons ATGGCAGCCAAAATGCTTCTCCTTGCGCTCCTTGCCATGGCTTCCTCTCTTGCAATGGCTTCTGATCCTAGTCCTCTTCAAGACTTCTGTGTCGCAGATAAGGACTCTAAAG TGCTGGTGAATGGGTTCGTCTGCAAGGACCCCAAGGTGGTGAAAGCCGAAGACTTCTTCTTCAGGGGACTCGACAAAGCTGGCGACACAGTAAACAAGGTCGGCTCCAATGTCACCGCCGTCAACGTGAACCAGCTCGTCGGACTCAACACCTTCGGCATCTCCATGGTTCGCATCGACTACGCACCCAGAGGCCTCAACGCTCCCCACACTCACCCTCGTGCCACCGAGATACTCACCGTCATAGAAGGACAGCTCTTGGTCGGCTTCGTCACATCCAACACCGACGACGGCAACCGTCTCTTCACCAAGATGCTGAAGAAGGGTGATGTGTTTGTGTTCCCTGAGGGACTCATCCACTTCCAGTTCAACCCTGGGCACACCAAAACTATCGCCATCGGTGCCCTCAGTAGCCAAAACCCCGGCACGATCACCATCGCCAACGCTGTGTTCGGGTCGAATCCGCCCATCTCCGACGATGTGCTGGCCAAGGCTTTCCAGGTGGACAAGAAGACCATCGACTGGCTTCAGGCTAAGTTCTAG
- the LOC103973118 gene encoding growth-regulating factor 5 isoform X1 has product MNSFAAVVGGRPPFTATQWQELEHQALILKYLMAGVPVPPELIIPIRRSFETLPGRYYHPSLSYYSYYGKKPDPEPGRCRRTDGKKWRCSKDAYPGSKYCERHMHRGRNRSRKPVESQTVAPSQTSSSALTSLSPSVSNASGTGVGSFRGITLQPITGPSNAQSLCFGGASSSQLPMDTGTFGNRYFSGLKPDADEHSFFSGASGTARALGVDSSLDSSWRPMPPPVSSFSLSKTHDLSILQNAYPQLQSVQDLGQVTINSLSRQQQQHHSFFGSEFGSSEPVKHETQLLRPFFDEWPKTRDSWSDLEEDRSNRTSFSTTQLSISIPIASSDFSSTSSRSPNGGSPS; this is encoded by the exons ATGAACAGCTTTGCGGCGGTGGTCGGGGGCCGGCCGCCGTTCACGGCGACACAGTGGCAGGAGCTGGAGCACCAGGCGCTGATCTTAAAGTACCTAATGGCGGGGGTTCCCGTGCCGCCGGAGCTCATCATTCCCATCCGGAGGAGCTTCGAGACCTTGCCCGGCAGATACTAccacccttcgc TGAGTTACTATTCATACTACGGGAAGAAACCGGACCCAGAACCAGGGCGATGCCGTCGCACCGACGGAAAAAAGTGGCGTTGCTCTAAGGACGCGTACCCTGGTTCCAAGTATTGTGAGCGCCACATGCACCGTGGCCGCAACCGTTCAAGAAAGCCTGTGGAATCACAAACTGTCGCTCCATCCCAGACTTCCTCATCGGCGTTGACATCCCTCTCTCCCTCTGTGAGCAATGCCAGCGGCACCGGTGTTGGAAGCTTCAGGGGCATCACCCTGCAGCCGATCACAGGGCCAAGCAATGCACAGAGTTTGTGCTTTGGCGGTGCTAGTTCATCTCAGCTACCCATGGACACTGGCACTTTTGGAAATcg GTACTTCTCTGGACTTAAACCTGATGCGGATGAGCACAGTTTCTTTTCTGGAGCGTCTGGCACTGCTAGGGCCCTTGGGGTGGACTCATCATTGGACAGCTCATGGCGCCCAATGCCACCACCAGTGTCCTCGTTTTCTCTGTCAAAAACACATGACCTTTCCATTCTGCAGAATGCCTACCCACAACTTCAGTCAGTGCAAGATCTTGGGCAGGTTACAATCAACTCACTCTCTCGACAGCAACAGCAGCATCATTCTTTCTTTGGAAGTGAGTTTGGTTCGTCGGAGCCCGTGAAGCATGAAACGCAGTTGCTCCGGCCCTTTTTTGATGAATGGCCAAAGACCAGAGATTCTTGGTCAGATCTTGAAGAAGACAGATCAAACCGGACCTCGTTTTCCACCACCCAGCTCTCTATTTCCATTCCAATAGCCTCATCAGACTTCTCCAGCACCTCTTCCCGGTCCCCGAATGGTGGGTCTCCATCCTGA
- the LOC103973119 gene encoding putative germin-like protein 2-1, translated as MAAKILLIVLLSMVSSLAMASDPSPLQDFCVADKDSKVLVNGFVCKDPKHVTAEDFFFMGLDKAGNTVNKLGSMVTAVNVNKLVGLNTLGISMVRIDYGPKGLNPPHTHPRATEILTVIEGQLLVGFVTSNTDDGNRLFTKMLKKGDVFVFPEGLIHFQFNPGHTKTIAIGALSSQNPGTITIANAVFGSKPPISDDVLAKAFQVDKKTIDWLQAQFWTDNNN; from the exons ATGGCAGCCAAAATCCTCCTCATCGTTCTCCTTTCCATGGTTTCCTCTCTCGCAATGGCTTCTGATCCTAGCCCTCTTCAAGACTTCTGCGTTGCCGATAAGGACTCCAAAG TGCTGGTGAATGGATTCGTCTGCAAAGACCCCAAGCACGTGACAGCCGAAGACTTCTTCTTCATGGGACTCGACAAAGCCGGCAACACGGTAAACAAGCTCGGCTCCATGGTCACTGCCGTCAACGTGAACAAGCTCGTCGGACTCAACACCCTCGGCATCTCCATGGTTCGCATCGACTACGGGCCCAAAGGCCTCAACCCTCCCCACACTCACCCCCGTGCCACCGAGATCCTCACCGTCATAGAAGGACAGCTCTTGGTCGGCTTCGTCACATCCAACACCGACGACGGCAACCGTCTCTTCACCAAGATGCTGAAGAAGGGCGATGTGTTTGTGTTCCCTGAGGGCCTCATCCACTTCCAGTTTAACCCTGGGCACACCAAAACTATCGCCATCGGTGCTCTCAGTAGCCAAAACCCCGGCACGATCACCATCGCCAACGCTGTGTTCGGGTCGAAGCCACCCATCTCCGACGATGTTCTGGCCAAGGCTTTCCAGGTGGACAAGAAGACCATCGACTGGCTTCAGGCTCAGTTCTGGACGGACAACAACAACTAA
- the LOC103973118 gene encoding growth-regulating factor 5 isoform X2, with protein sequence MNSFAAVVGGRPPFTATQWQELEHQALILKYLMAGVPVPPELIIPIRRSFETLPGRYYHPSLSYYSYYGKKPDPEPGRCRRTDGKKWRCSKDAYPGSKYCERHMHRGRNRSRKPVESQTVAPSQTSSSALTSLSPSVSNASGTGVGSFRGITLQPITGPSNAQSLCFGGASSSQLPMDTGTFGNRYFSGLKPDADEHSFFSGASGTARALGVDSSLDSSWRPMPPPVSSFSLSKTHDLSILQNAYPQLQSVQDLGQVTINSLSRQQQQHHSFFGSEFGSSEPVKHETQLLRPFFDEWPKTRDSWSDLEEDRSNRTSFSTTQLSISIPIASSDFSSTSSRSPNDD encoded by the exons ATGAACAGCTTTGCGGCGGTGGTCGGGGGCCGGCCGCCGTTCACGGCGACACAGTGGCAGGAGCTGGAGCACCAGGCGCTGATCTTAAAGTACCTAATGGCGGGGGTTCCCGTGCCGCCGGAGCTCATCATTCCCATCCGGAGGAGCTTCGAGACCTTGCCCGGCAGATACTAccacccttcgc TGAGTTACTATTCATACTACGGGAAGAAACCGGACCCAGAACCAGGGCGATGCCGTCGCACCGACGGAAAAAAGTGGCGTTGCTCTAAGGACGCGTACCCTGGTTCCAAGTATTGTGAGCGCCACATGCACCGTGGCCGCAACCGTTCAAGAAAGCCTGTGGAATCACAAACTGTCGCTCCATCCCAGACTTCCTCATCGGCGTTGACATCCCTCTCTCCCTCTGTGAGCAATGCCAGCGGCACCGGTGTTGGAAGCTTCAGGGGCATCACCCTGCAGCCGATCACAGGGCCAAGCAATGCACAGAGTTTGTGCTTTGGCGGTGCTAGTTCATCTCAGCTACCCATGGACACTGGCACTTTTGGAAATcg GTACTTCTCTGGACTTAAACCTGATGCGGATGAGCACAGTTTCTTTTCTGGAGCGTCTGGCACTGCTAGGGCCCTTGGGGTGGACTCATCATTGGACAGCTCATGGCGCCCAATGCCACCACCAGTGTCCTCGTTTTCTCTGTCAAAAACACATGACCTTTCCATTCTGCAGAATGCCTACCCACAACTTCAGTCAGTGCAAGATCTTGGGCAGGTTACAATCAACTCACTCTCTCGACAGCAACAGCAGCATCATTCTTTCTTTGGAAGTGAGTTTGGTTCGTCGGAGCCCGTGAAGCATGAAACGCAGTTGCTCCGGCCCTTTTTTGATGAATGGCCAAAGACCAGAGATTCTTGGTCAGATCTTGAAGAAGACAGATCAAACCGGACCTCGTTTTCCACCACCCAGCTCTCTATTTCCATTCCAATAGCCTCATCAGACTTCTCCAGCACCTCTTCCCGGTCCCCGAATG atgattga
- the LOC135607391 gene encoding thioredoxin-like 3-2, chloroplastic codes for MSDAHLAAVPRRLHYPAFPRHHPALRSCLPLPRLNRKNSLSPPSIGTISLSRAVSFAAAGGTTAWSAKEVAPSPEEEEPPTSVALEPIVSEEHFDRIIAEAHQLEEPIVVLWMASWCRKCIYLKPKLEKLAAEYYPSIRFYCIDVNTVPHRLVNRAGITKMPTIQLWRDSQNQAGVIAGYKAWMVVDDVRKMIDNED; via the exons ATGTCCGACGCTCACCTCGCCGCCGTCCCTCGTCGTCTCCACTACCCGGCTTTCCCGCGGCACCACCCCGCCCTTCGatcctgccttccccttccccgccTCAACCGCAAAAACTCCCTTTCCCCGCCTTCGATCGGTACTATCTCGCTCAGCAGGGCTGTTTCTTTCGCCGCCGCCGGTGGAACGACCGCCTGGAGTGCGAAGGAGGTGGCCCCGTCGCCGGAAGAGGAGGAACCGCCTACCTCGGTCGCGCTCGAGCCTATCGTCAGCGAGGAGCATTTCGATCGGATCATCGCCGAGGCGCATCAGCTCGAGGAGCCGATCGTTGTTCTATG GATGGCTAGCTGGTGCAGAAAATGTATATACTTGAAACCCAAATTGGAAAAATTGGCAGCAGAGTACTACCCAAG CATTAGGTTCTACTGTATCGATGTGAACACAGTTCCACATAGGCTTGTGAATCGTGCTGGAATCACT AAGATGCCAACGATACAG TTGTGGAGGGACTCTCAGAACCAAGCTGGGGTAATTGCTGGATACAAGGCATGGATGGTTGTCGATGATGTTCGTAAGATGATTGACAATGAGGATTGA